A portion of the Punica granatum isolate Tunisia-2019 chromosome 7, ASM765513v2, whole genome shotgun sequence genome contains these proteins:
- the LOC116215013 gene encoding uncharacterized protein At3g28850-like: MGCANSKQKRRCRHCQAPYSPVHRSYSMNIEPHRHRTKDPESHHIVALKSSTLGSLKLDDPYREDVVRFGELISTNGGIGGDKKVCNENVAEKESFRIGLIEAKTWSHMMEEKIPKPAPKTPIGTPPGEPETINTWELMEGLEDVTPSRSPINHSRSFSFDVVRSPGQDHTAPLDRPKSRFQESTTAEVDPPKHQPIWLQMSQDDGLNANGFVSEIDPDILLNFRKSFEELSPSHPFHIRPLSSQEKPTETKSEQPYHKERVIVYFTSLRGVRKTYEDCCHVRIILKATGVRIDERDVSMHSGFKDELKELLGEALKQGSGYGLPRVFVGKNCIGGAEEIRRMHEEGKLEKFLEGCERADNNSGDGNTYACEACGNIRFVPCETCSGSCKIFCGDDFEDEEPQQQYETEEGEYGFQRCPDCNENGLIRCPICCD; the protein is encoded by the coding sequence ATGGGCTGTGCTAACTCAAAGCAGAAGCGGCGGTGCCGGCACTGCCAGGCCCCCTACTCGCCCGTCCACCGGAGCTACTCGATGAACATTGAGCCCCACCGCCACCGCACCAAGGACCCCGAGAGCCACCACATCGTGGCCCTCAAGTCGAGTACGCTAGGCTCCCTAAAGCTCGACGATCCTTACAGGGAGGATGTTGTTCGTTTCGGGGAGTTGATTAGTACGAATGGTGGCATCGGAGGTGATAAGAAGGTTTGCAATGAGAATGTTGCCGAGAAGGAGAGCTTCAGGATTGGGCTGATTGAAGCCAAGACTTGGTCCCACATGATGGAAGAGAAAATCCCGAAACCGGCCCCAAAGACCCCGATCGGAACTCCTCCTGGGGAGCCCGAGACGATCAACACTTGGGAGCTAATGGAAGGGCTTGAAGATGTCACTCCATCTAGGTCACCTATCAATCACTCAAGGAGCTTCTCCTTCGATGTCGTGAGGAGCCCCGGTCAGGATCATACTGCTCCCTTGGACAGGCCGAAATCAAGGTTCCAAGAAAGCACGACGGCTGAGGTGGATCCTCCGAAACATCAGCCTATATGGCTTCAGATGAGCCAAGATGACGGCTTGAATGCTAATGGGTTCGTGTCGGAAATCGATCCCGATATACTCTTAAATTTCAGGAAGTCATTTGAGGAGCTCTCTCCCAGTCACCCCTTCCATATCCGCCCATTGAGCAGTCAAGAGAAGCCGACAGAAACCAAGTCCGAGCAACCATACCATAAGGAGAGGGTGATAGTCTATTTCACGAGCCTCCGAGGGGTTAGAAAGACGTACGAGGACTGTTGCCACGTCCGCATAATCCTAAAGGCCACCGGGGTCCGGATCGATGAGAGGGACGTCTCGATGCATTCAGGGTTCAAGGACGAGCTCAAGGAGCTATTAGGCGAGGCGTTGAAGCAGGGGAGCGGGTATGGGTTGCCCAGGGTTTTCGTGGGCAAGAATTGCATCGGAGGAGCCGAAGAGATCCGGAGAATGCACGAGGAAGGCAAGCTCGAGAAGTTTCTCGAGGGTTGCGAGCGCGCGGATAACAATAGCGGGGATGGTAACACCTATGCTTGCGAGGCTTGCGGGAACATTAGGTTCGTTCCGTGCGAGACGTGTTCGGGGAGTTGCAAAATATTCTGCGGTGATGATTTCGAAGACGAAGAACCACAGCAGCAATACGAAACCGAAGAAGGCGAGTACGGGTTTCAGCGATGTCCCGACTGCAATGAGAACGGGCTGATCCGGTGCCCCATATGCTGTGATTGA